From one Opitutaceae bacterium genomic stretch:
- a CDS encoding TonB-dependent receptor: MTSHPANLPRVASRPRVFLLGVVGLLISAHLSADGRIDGVVLDKNTQAALPGADISVVGTQLKAVSGKDGSYRLRVPAGTHQVVIDYLGYDVQTITVEVKDDAVASPKTLLNTGDIVVMDAFEVTGMREGQARANNQQRTSQTLTTIISADLAGQFPDKTIADAVKRLPGITVETDTDTGGSEGRYVTIRGMNADFNAVTVNGMRVAVSDFGGLSRRVPLDVVSAKSADQIEVTKAVRPDQDGDAIGGAVNISTRSPFDRSGAYAFAEGALLYSSALRDYTGNYPFDNPGREASAGYANTFGSEKTWGFAVSANTRARTSTKQRVSTQGWAANGGPGGAYYPIGVGYQDFFDDIDSTGANGTLEWRPDAETKLRFDVSYSDRETQRGRQRLVNGFLDGGSGSADGDTYSSYTSSGRLVRNVRQFFEAQKILAWNLRGEKLLGPWTLESSIGHNAGSFNGDANRDLNATFRTSSVTKTFTAGGYFPTLTGDTYLSRVNDPSRYFFNALDRGTSFVDDREWAASFDAKRDLDLGGARGSVKAGVKARLFERDYDRRARRVRFISSSANNWALNGFSGQSQVGSAVAEYRDPKIVKDRYDLGFYINPDLVRSYADHLQRASAQSGAGLLEDFPDNANRSRAGSYEVQEDIYAGYLMTEQTWDKLTVLAGARIEATELRFKGASAVTNPSNGQYVTVTPYDRSRDYVSVLPGMHFRYNARKNLVYRFSVNRSIARPQLSSLNPSTIEDAFGEDALSRPGDFIATVDRGTLSLKPTESTNVDLGLEYYWSTGSSLTAELFLKDMKNNVYRGYNFNDPSYPGYLVRTSLNAPSSWVRGFSVGYNHELKMLPSPLDGLNVFFNYTYADSKVDVGQPQFAGTRLPLFDQVKHTLNAGIGYDKGRITTRLSLLHRSESLIGLSIDEDFRDYDTKLSRYQAPSTSLDFTFTFKFTVNLQAFVQAQNILNAPGRAYNVEEKRFDYNEYSGWLGTVGVRWSL; the protein is encoded by the coding sequence ATGACCTCGCATCCAGCCAACCTGCCGCGCGTTGCTTCCAGGCCGCGTGTTTTCCTCCTGGGCGTCGTGGGACTGCTCATTTCTGCTCACCTCAGTGCCGACGGACGCATCGATGGCGTTGTGTTGGACAAAAACACCCAGGCCGCGCTTCCGGGTGCCGACATCTCGGTTGTCGGAACCCAGCTTAAGGCCGTTTCAGGCAAAGACGGTTCCTACCGCCTGCGCGTGCCGGCGGGTACCCATCAGGTGGTGATCGACTACCTGGGTTACGACGTGCAGACGATCACCGTGGAGGTAAAGGACGATGCAGTCGCGTCCCCGAAAACCCTTCTCAACACGGGCGATATCGTGGTGATGGATGCCTTTGAAGTCACGGGCATGCGGGAGGGGCAGGCGCGTGCGAACAACCAGCAGCGCACTTCCCAGACGTTGACCACCATCATCTCCGCGGATCTGGCGGGACAGTTTCCTGACAAGACGATTGCCGATGCGGTGAAGCGCCTTCCGGGCATCACCGTTGAAACCGACACGGACACTGGAGGCAGTGAAGGTCGTTATGTGACCATCCGTGGCATGAATGCCGACTTCAATGCCGTCACGGTTAATGGCATGCGCGTCGCCGTCTCCGACTTCGGCGGCCTTTCGCGCCGCGTTCCTCTTGACGTGGTGTCAGCAAAAAGCGCAGACCAGATCGAGGTCACCAAGGCGGTCCGCCCTGACCAGGATGGTGACGCCATCGGCGGCGCGGTGAACATCTCCACGCGAAGCCCGTTCGACCGGAGTGGGGCCTATGCCTTTGCGGAAGGCGCGTTGCTCTATTCCTCTGCGTTGCGCGATTACACCGGCAATTACCCGTTCGACAACCCGGGGCGTGAGGCCTCAGCTGGGTATGCGAACACGTTTGGAAGTGAAAAGACTTGGGGCTTCGCGGTGTCAGCCAACACACGCGCCCGTACTTCCACCAAGCAGCGCGTAAGCACTCAGGGGTGGGCTGCAAATGGCGGACCCGGCGGCGCCTACTACCCAATCGGGGTGGGGTACCAAGACTTCTTTGACGACATCGACTCAACCGGCGCGAATGGAACGCTTGAATGGCGTCCCGATGCGGAAACCAAGCTGCGGTTTGATGTCAGCTATAGCGACCGCGAGACGCAGCGTGGCAGGCAGCGGCTCGTGAACGGATTTCTGGATGGTGGCAGCGGCTCGGCGGATGGGGATACCTATTCCAGCTACACAAGTAGTGGCCGCCTTGTGCGCAATGTCAGGCAGTTCTTCGAGGCTCAGAAGATCCTCGCTTGGAACCTGAGAGGTGAGAAGTTGCTGGGGCCGTGGACCCTCGAGAGTTCAATCGGTCACAACGCCGGGTCGTTCAACGGCGATGCGAACCGCGACTTGAATGCGACCTTCCGAACATCCAGCGTGACCAAGACGTTCACCGCAGGAGGCTATTTCCCAACATTGACCGGTGACACTTACCTCAGCCGGGTGAACGACCCGAGCCGTTATTTCTTCAACGCGTTGGATCGTGGCACGTCGTTCGTCGATGACCGGGAATGGGCTGCCAGCTTCGACGCCAAGCGAGATCTCGATCTCGGTGGGGCACGAGGCTCAGTGAAGGCAGGTGTCAAGGCTCGCCTCTTCGAACGCGACTATGATCGCCGCGCACGTAGGGTGCGCTTTATCTCGTCGTCTGCCAATAATTGGGCGCTCAACGGGTTCTCCGGCCAGTCGCAGGTGGGCTCGGCAGTCGCGGAGTATCGCGATCCCAAGATTGTCAAAGACCGCTATGATCTCGGTTTCTATATCAATCCCGACCTGGTTCGCAGCTATGCCGACCACCTCCAGCGCGCGTCTGCACAGAGTGGAGCTGGTTTGCTGGAAGACTTCCCTGACAATGCGAATCGCAGCCGCGCAGGAAGCTATGAGGTGCAGGAAGACATCTACGCTGGCTACCTCATGACCGAGCAGACCTGGGACAAGTTGACTGTGTTGGCGGGTGCCCGCATCGAGGCCACGGAGCTTCGCTTCAAGGGCGCAAGTGCCGTCACAAATCCAAGCAATGGACAGTATGTGACCGTCACGCCCTACGATCGCAGTCGTGATTATGTCAGTGTACTGCCCGGCATGCATTTCCGCTACAACGCTCGGAAGAACTTGGTCTATCGTTTCTCGGTGAACCGTTCGATTGCGCGTCCGCAGTTGAGCTCGTTGAACCCCTCAACGATAGAAGATGCATTCGGCGAGGACGCGTTGAGTCGCCCGGGTGACTTTATTGCCACCGTGGACCGCGGAACCCTGTCCCTGAAGCCGACCGAGTCAACGAACGTCGATCTGGGCCTTGAATATTACTGGTCCACCGGGAGCAGTCTCACGGCGGAGTTGTTCCTCAAGGACATGAAGAACAATGTCTATCGCGGTTATAACTTCAACGACCCGAGCTATCCTGGATACCTGGTGCGCACGAGCCTCAATGCGCCGAGCAGTTGGGTGCGTGGTTTTTCGGTTGGATACAATCATGAGCTGAAGATGCTCCCTTCGCCCCTCGACGGACTGAACGTCTTTTTCAACTACACATACGCCGATTCGAAGGTGGACGTGGGGCAACCTCAGTTTGCGGGCACTCGTTTGCCTCTGTTCGATCAGGTGAAGCACACGCTCAACGCCGGCATTGGCTACGACAAGGGTCGCATCACCACCCGCCTCTCGCTCTTGCATCGTTCTGAGTCGCTGATTGGCCTCTCCATCGATGAGGACTTCCGTGACTACGACACGAAGCTCAGCCGCTATCAGGCACCCAGCACGAGCCTCGACTTCACCTTTACCTTCAAGTTCACGGTGAACCTGCAGGCGTTCGTGCAGGCGCAGAACATCCTGAATGCGCCCGGCCGCGCCTACAACGTCGAGGAGAAGCGCTTCGATTACAACGAGTATTCAGGCTGGCTGGGCACCGTCGGTGTGCGCTGGAGCCTGTAA